A window from Flavobacterium gyeonganense encodes these proteins:
- a CDS encoding transporter, which yields MLKIKNFLIACLFLLFPQYFFAQYTDVINSNRPGETMSAFSVGKSVIQAEAGFYGIYEKHDTQNYEASGFGTDFTLRWGLFLEELEFIADIQYQNEKFTTPATSFKKSNLRQTYLGAKYLIYDPYKNHKEDINIYSYSNKKFSWRQLIPAVSIFAGANIVLKDNPYAYNSNILNYYSTESGVSPKLMLATQHHFGAKWVLVSNLIADYIGTDNSGYGYIITLTRGFNKKWSGFVENQGYKSDLYSDAIFRGGAAYLLSRNVQIDASVSKNLKNTPSLLYGGIGFSIRYDDMHKEELTRVGKVKKPKNKDKKDKMSKEELEAQDKTDPKEDYQEKERKRKAKYEKKP from the coding sequence ATGTTAAAAATTAAAAACTTTTTAATAGCTTGCCTATTTTTATTATTCCCACAATACTTTTTTGCTCAATATACAGATGTTATAAACTCTAATCGCCCAGGCGAAACTATGTCAGCTTTCTCTGTTGGAAAGTCTGTCATTCAGGCTGAAGCTGGTTTTTACGGCATATATGAAAAACATGATACACAAAATTACGAAGCTTCTGGTTTTGGCACTGATTTTACACTACGTTGGGGCCTTTTTCTCGAAGAACTTGAATTCATAGCTGACATTCAATATCAAAATGAAAAATTTACAACTCCGGCAACCAGTTTTAAGAAAAGTAATTTAAGGCAGACTTATTTAGGGGCTAAATACTTAATCTATGATCCATACAAAAATCACAAAGAAGACATCAATATTTATAGTTATTCAAATAAAAAATTCAGCTGGCGTCAATTGATTCCGGCAGTTTCGATCTTTGCTGGAGCTAATATTGTATTAAAGGACAATCCATATGCTTACAATTCTAATATACTCAATTATTATTCAACTGAATCCGGCGTTTCCCCAAAATTGATGTTAGCTACCCAACATCATTTTGGTGCCAAATGGGTATTAGTATCTAACCTCATTGCTGACTATATCGGCACTGACAATTCAGGATACGGTTATATAATAACCTTAACAAGAGGCTTTAACAAAAAATGGTCTGGTTTTGTAGAAAATCAGGGTTACAAAAGTGATTTATATAGTGATGCAATCTTTAGAGGAGGTGCAGCTTACTTATTGTCACGAAACGTTCAAATTGATGCTTCTGTAAGCAAAAATTTAAAAAACACTCCTTCATTACTTTATGGCGGAATTGGTTTTTCTATCCGTTACGATGACATGCACAAAGAAGAGTTAACCAGGGTAGGTAAAGTAAAAAAGCCTAAAAATAAAGACAAGAAAGACAAAATGTCTAAAGAAGAGCTAGAAGCACAGGATAAGACAGATCCAAAAGAAGACTATCAGGAAAAAGAGCGTAAAAGAAAGGCTAAATATGAGAAAAAGCCTTAA
- a CDS encoding DUF4834 family protein: MQEASFSGFLKTIMWVIAFYYIFKFLAKIFLPVLVKKAVEKAGENFQRQQQYSQDNSWQRTRNNNNDEIIINTANAKKPRETKKVGDYVDYEEID; this comes from the coding sequence ATGCAAGAAGCATCATTTTCAGGTTTCCTTAAAACCATAATGTGGGTAATAGCTTTTTATTATATTTTTAAATTTCTGGCTAAAATATTTTTACCTGTATTGGTGAAAAAGGCGGTAGAAAAAGCAGGGGAAAATTTTCAAAGACAACAGCAATATAGTCAGGATAATTCATGGCAAAGAACCAGAAACAACAATAATGATGAGATAATCATCAACACTGCTAATGCAAAAAAGCCTCGGGAGACCAAAAAAGTAGGCGATTATGTTGATTACGAAGAAATAGATTAA
- a CDS encoding YfhO family protein has product MKIVNKFYPHALVILGFILVSLIYFYPVLQGKQIFQSDIAQYTGMAKEQNDFRAAEHAEPYWTNSAFGGMPTYQLGANYPNDFVGKLDDFLRFLPRPADYLFLYFLGFYGLLLVLKTDPLKAFIGAIAFGFSTYLIIILGVGHNAKAHAIAYMPLVIAGFILVFQKKYIWGGLLTMFAVALEVNANHFQMTYYLLIFLLILSGYFTFTFIKEKQFKELGIAVGVLAIAGIFAIGTNATNLMATSEYAKFSTRSNSELTFNPDGSKKTNENALSREYITEYSYGIAESFNLIAPRLFGGSNHENVGTDSRMYSFMIEQGVPSTQAQDFVSGMPTYWGDQPIVAAPAYIGVVVFFLGVLALFVDDRKIKYVFLAGALFSLVLSWGKNFSLLTDFFIDYVPMYDKFRAVSSIQVILELCFPVLAVMGIQSFFKAKEEPKLQQKALVQTGVFGLGVILILVIAKGFFHFTGSSDNYFLESYGPGFVEALKEDRMTLYSADLLRSGFFIIVTFGILWLFIKNKLSQNTTLILVGLLMIFDLFFVDKKYVSAKDFVSPVEIAAPFQETPSDAQILKDTTHYRVFEVSGNMSSARASYFHNSLGGYHAAKPRRIQQLFDYQIAKNNMEVLDMLNVKYIIQTDKEGKEFPTINPNTNGNAWFVSTVKLVNKPDDVMKALDHIDTKKVAVFNVHEHEGKFRSARLKKQWDTTGTIKVVQYKPNYIKYQSDNGKDGLAVFSEMYYKNGWNAYIDGHLTDHFPVDYVLRAMEIPGGKHTIEFKFEPQVIKTGSTITLASSIGMMLLLICGIYFEKFFRKDSQSNHGDTQK; this is encoded by the coding sequence TTGAAAATAGTAAATAAGTTCTATCCGCATGCCCTTGTAATTCTGGGCTTTATTCTCGTTTCGTTAATTTATTTTTATCCTGTCCTTCAGGGAAAACAAATTTTTCAGTCTGATATTGCTCAATATACAGGAATGGCAAAAGAGCAAAATGACTTTAGGGCTGCCGAACACGCTGAGCCCTATTGGACTAATTCTGCTTTTGGAGGAATGCCAACATATCAGTTAGGAGCAAATTATCCAAATGATTTTGTGGGTAAACTAGATGATTTTTTGCGTTTTTTACCGCGTCCTGCTGATTATTTATTTTTATACTTTTTAGGTTTTTACGGTTTGCTTCTGGTTTTAAAGACTGATCCTTTAAAAGCATTTATTGGAGCAATTGCGTTTGGTTTTTCAACCTATTTAATTATTATTCTGGGAGTTGGACATAATGCAAAAGCCCATGCAATTGCCTATATGCCATTGGTTATAGCCGGTTTTATATTGGTCTTTCAAAAAAAATACATCTGGGGAGGACTTCTTACAATGTTTGCGGTTGCATTGGAAGTAAATGCAAACCACTTTCAAATGACTTATTATCTGTTGATTTTCTTATTGATTCTTTCAGGATATTTTACTTTTACTTTTATTAAAGAAAAACAATTCAAAGAACTTGGAATTGCAGTCGGTGTTTTAGCTATTGCCGGAATTTTTGCCATTGGAACAAATGCTACAAATTTAATGGCAACAAGTGAATATGCTAAATTCAGTACGCGAAGCAACAGCGAACTGACTTTCAATCCGGATGGCTCTAAAAAGACCAATGAAAATGCCTTAAGCCGTGAATATATTACAGAATACAGTTATGGAATTGCTGAAAGTTTTAATCTAATTGCGCCTAGACTTTTTGGAGGCTCAAATCATGAAAATGTAGGGACTGACAGCCGTATGTACTCATTTATGATTGAGCAGGGAGTTCCATCTACACAGGCTCAGGATTTTGTATCAGGGATGCCTACTTACTGGGGAGATCAGCCTATAGTTGCTGCACCTGCCTATATTGGCGTTGTGGTTTTCTTTTTAGGTGTTTTGGCCCTATTTGTTGATGATAGAAAGATAAAATATGTATTTCTTGCAGGCGCATTGTTCTCACTAGTTCTTTCCTGGGGAAAAAACTTTTCACTATTAACAGACTTCTTTATTGATTACGTTCCGATGTATGATAAGTTTAGAGCTGTTTCTTCTATTCAGGTGATTCTTGAATTATGTTTTCCGGTGCTAGCTGTTATGGGTATCCAGTCGTTTTTTAAAGCAAAAGAGGAACCAAAGCTGCAGCAAAAAGCTCTGGTACAAACCGGTGTTTTCGGTCTCGGCGTAATTTTAATTTTGGTAATTGCGAAAGGCTTTTTCCACTTTACCGGAAGCAGTGATAATTATTTCTTAGAAAGTTATGGTCCTGGTTTTGTTGAAGCTTTGAAAGAAGACAGAATGACTTTGTATTCAGCTGATTTATTGCGTTCCGGATTTTTTATTATAGTAACTTTTGGAATTTTATGGCTATTCATTAAAAATAAACTGTCTCAAAATACCACTCTGATTCTTGTAGGGCTTTTGATGATTTTTGATTTGTTTTTTGTGGATAAAAAATATGTTTCTGCGAAAGATTTTGTAAGTCCGGTGGAAATTGCTGCACCCTTTCAGGAAACACCGTCTGATGCACAAATTTTAAAGGATACGACCCATTACAGGGTTTTTGAAGTAAGCGGAAATATGTCAAGTGCCCGTGCTTCTTATTTCCATAATTCATTAGGGGGATATCATGCTGCAAAGCCAAGAAGAATCCAGCAATTATTCGATTATCAGATCGCAAAAAATAATATGGAAGTTTTGGATATGTTAAACGTAAAGTACATTATCCAGACTGATAAAGAAGGAAAAGAATTCCCAACAATAAACCCAAACACAAATGGAAACGCATGGTTTGTCAGCACAGTAAAACTTGTTAATAAGCCAGACGATGTCATGAAAGCGTTAGATCATATTGATACTAAAAAAGTAGCAGTTTTCAATGTACATGAACACGAAGGAAAATTTAGAAGTGCCCGTTTAAAAAAACAATGGGATACGACCGGAACAATCAAAGTGGTGCAATATAAACCAAATTATATCAAATACCAATCGGATAACGGAAAAGACGGATTGGCTGTTTTCTCTGAAATGTATTATAAAAATGGTTGGAATGCTTACATCGATGGTCATTTAACAGATCATTTTCCAGTAGATTATGTTTTAAGGGCTATGGAAATTCCGGGCGGAAAGCATACAATCGAATTTAAATTTGAGCCTCAGGTAATTAAAACCGGAAGTACCATTACCCTTGCAAGCTCAATAGGAATGATGCTGCTTTTGATTTGTGGTATTTATTTTGAAAAATTCTTTCGCAAAGATTCGCAAAGTAATCACGGAGATACTCAAAAATAA
- a CDS encoding glycosyltransferase family 4 protein: protein MEQKKLLIITYYFPPAGGPGVQRWLKFVKYLPEFGIQPIVYVPENPTYPIVDEGLVSEISDKVIVLKNKIWEPYQLASVFSKNKTKKIASGIMPNKKKQSFLDKLFLWVRGNLFIPDARVFWVKPSVSYLEKYITENNIDTIVTSGPPHSLHLIGLELQQKLKVKWFADFRDPWTTIGYHKALRLSSYAEKKHKKLEHKVLNSADEIIVTSKTTKAEFQEITDKPISVITNGYDIENVEKQVLDTKFTLAHIGSFLSDRNPRFLWECLIELLNDVPDFKSHLEIKLIGAVSQEVLDSIAEFNLNSYLNLLGYVSHHEAIAHQKKSQVLLLIEINSEDTKSIIPGKLFEYMVSDRPIIAIGPQGSDFADIIKQTNTGVFFDYSEKAKLKSVILDFYNQFLEGNLQAHGVGLQQYSRKNLTRELAQLIK, encoded by the coding sequence ATGGAACAAAAAAAACTTTTAATAATTACTTATTACTTCCCGCCAGCAGGAGGACCCGGTGTACAACGCTGGCTCAAATTTGTAAAATACCTGCCGGAATTTGGTATTCAGCCAATTGTTTATGTGCCTGAAAACCCAACATATCCAATTGTTGATGAAGGTTTAGTAAGTGAGATTTCAGATAAAGTAATTGTTTTAAAGAATAAAATTTGGGAACCTTATCAGCTGGCTTCTGTTTTTTCAAAAAATAAAACGAAGAAAATCGCTTCGGGAATTATGCCCAATAAGAAAAAACAAAGTTTTCTTGATAAACTTTTTTTGTGGGTGCGCGGTAATCTTTTTATACCGGATGCACGTGTTTTTTGGGTTAAACCTTCTGTTTCTTATTTAGAAAAATACATCACTGAAAATAATATTGATACGATTGTGACTTCCGGTCCCCCTCATAGTCTCCATCTGATAGGTTTGGAATTGCAACAGAAACTGAAAGTAAAGTGGTTTGCTGATTTCCGTGACCCCTGGACAACTATAGGTTATCATAAAGCGCTCCGGTTATCTTCTTATGCTGAAAAAAAACATAAAAAGTTAGAGCATAAAGTGCTTAATTCGGCAGACGAAATTATTGTAACAAGTAAAACGACTAAAGCAGAATTTCAGGAAATAACCGATAAACCTATTTCAGTTATTACAAATGGGTATGATATTGAAAATGTTGAGAAGCAGGTTTTAGATACTAAATTTACTCTTGCTCATATTGGTTCCTTTTTATCAGATCGAAATCCAAGGTTTTTATGGGAATGTCTGATTGAATTGTTAAATGACGTACCTGATTTTAAATCACATTTAGAAATTAAATTAATTGGAGCTGTAAGTCAGGAAGTACTTGATTCCATTGCTGAATTTAATCTGAATTCATATCTGAACCTTTTGGGATACGTTTCGCATCATGAAGCAATCGCTCATCAAAAAAAATCTCAGGTTTTGCTACTAATCGAAATTAATTCTGAAGACACTAAAAGCATCATTCCGGGAAAATTATTTGAATACATGGTCTCAGATCGTCCAATAATTGCTATTGGACCTCAAGGTTCTGATTTTGCTGATATTATAAAACAAACCAATACAGGCGTATTTTTTGATTATTCTGAAAAAGCGAAATTAAAAAGTGTAATTTTGGACTTTTATAATCAGTTTTTAGAAGGAAACTTGCAGGCTCATGGGGTTGGTTTACAACAATATTCAAGGAAAAATCTCACCAGAGAATTGGCTCAACTGATAAAGTAA
- a CDS encoding oligosaccharide flippase family protein, whose product MGIVLNQSFKNTIITYIGFGIGAINTLYLYPIYLGATYYALTNYILSAANVIMPLFAIGMQNTLVKFYSQYDTEEEREQFLSFTALFPILMCIPLGIIGIFFFDDITDFVSKENPVVREFMFLIPFIGICMAYFEIFYAWARVHMHSVFGNFIKEVGLRLFSSFALIGLYFNWISLVQFVYLTAIIYFLAFLITMFYAFYIKRPNFQITIPDNVKSVMEYTFYIILSGSVANLLLDGDKLMLNQYMEIKNIAYYSVATYIALVISVPSRAMHQIVYPITAKLMHENKHDELNILYKKTSINLQIVGGFVMLCIFVNINQLYEIVPDEYRGGIPVVFMIGLSKYFDLILGNNNAIIFNTKYYKTVLFLGLGLVILTFILNVIFIPLYGIMGSAFATLLSITFYSLAKLLFVVKKLHLYPFTIQNLYSVGVTTALFLAFYFWDFPIYPLIGIAMKSILVTILYLYLNYKLNISPDINKVVDGLLRKIGIKI is encoded by the coding sequence ATGGGTATTGTTTTAAATCAATCTTTCAAAAATACTATAATTACTTATATAGGTTTCGGTATTGGGGCTATTAATACTCTTTATTTGTACCCAATTTATTTAGGAGCAACATATTATGCCTTAACAAATTATATTCTTTCTGCCGCAAATGTTATTATGCCTTTATTTGCTATTGGGATGCAAAATACATTAGTTAAATTTTATTCACAATATGATACTGAAGAGGAGAGAGAGCAATTTTTGTCTTTTACAGCATTGTTTCCGATATTAATGTGTATTCCTTTGGGGATTATCGGAATCTTTTTCTTTGATGATATTACCGATTTCGTTTCTAAGGAAAATCCTGTTGTAAGGGAATTTATGTTTTTAATTCCGTTTATTGGAATTTGCATGGCGTATTTTGAAATTTTTTATGCGTGGGCAAGAGTTCACATGCATTCCGTTTTTGGAAATTTTATAAAAGAAGTTGGATTGAGATTATTCTCCAGTTTTGCCTTGATTGGCTTGTATTTTAACTGGATATCCCTGGTTCAATTTGTTTATCTGACTGCAATAATTTATTTTTTAGCTTTTTTGATTACGATGTTTTATGCATTTTATATTAAAAGGCCGAATTTTCAAATCACAATTCCGGACAATGTAAAAAGTGTTATGGAATATACTTTTTACATTATTTTGTCTGGAAGTGTTGCGAATCTGCTTTTAGATGGTGATAAACTGATGCTGAATCAATACATGGAAATTAAGAATATTGCTTATTATTCTGTAGCAACTTATATTGCCTTAGTTATTTCAGTTCCAAGTCGTGCCATGCATCAAATCGTATATCCGATTACTGCTAAATTAATGCATGAAAACAAACATGACGAATTAAATATTTTATACAAAAAAACATCTATAAATCTTCAAATTGTAGGTGGTTTTGTTATGCTGTGCATATTTGTTAATATCAATCAATTATATGAGATTGTTCCTGACGAGTATAGGGGAGGAATTCCTGTGGTTTTTATGATTGGTCTTTCAAAATATTTCGATTTAATTTTGGGAAATAATAATGCTATCATTTTTAATACTAAATATTACAAAACCGTATTATTTCTGGGTTTAGGTTTAGTTATATTAACGTTTATTTTAAATGTAATTTTCATACCCCTTTATGGTATTATGGGATCTGCATTTGCCACCCTGTTGTCAATTACTTTTTATAGTTTAGCCAAATTATTGTTTGTAGTTAAAAAACTTCATTTATACCCTTTTACAATACAAAATTTATATTCTGTAGGAGTTACAACAGCTTTGTTTTTAGCGTTCTATTTTTGGGATTTTCCAATTTATCCTTTGATTGGAATTGCTATGAAATCTATTTTGGTCACGATTTTATATCTATACCTGAATTATAAATTGAATATATCGCCAGATATAAATAAAGTTGTTGATGGTCTTCTAAGAAAAATTGGAATCAAAATTTAA
- the uvrA gene encoding excinuclease ABC subunit UvrA: protein MQIDLSTLDPKHNIIIKGAQVHNLKNVDVAIPRNKLVVITGLSGSGKSSLAFDTLYAEGQRRYVESLSSYARQFLGRLDKPKVEYIKGIAPAIAIEQKVNTTNARSTVGTSTEIYDYIKLLYARIGRTYSPISGREVKKNTVTDVISDVKTLEIDSKWLLLSPIHLEEGRKLEDKLKVLLQQGFARILIDNEMVRLDEFSPSDIHKLDNKDILLVIDRIVVKEEEEFYNRLADAVQTAFFEGKGICFLQELGTNKRFSYSNNFELDGITFLEPNVHLFSFNNPYGACPVCEGYGNIIGIDADLVVPNTALSVFESAIYPWRGESMSWYKDELVKHAYKFDFPIHKPYFELTEDQKDLVWKGNQYFQGLNSFFKELEEKNYKIQNRVMLSRYRGKTKCHACRGKRLREEASYVKISGKTVSELVDLPIKHLVSFFKNIELNVYEQQIAKRLMVEINNRLSFLTEVGLDYLTLNRNSASLSGGESQRINLATSLGSSLVGSMYILDEPSIGLHPKDSERLIKVLLSLRDLGNTVIVVEHDEDIMKAADMIIDIGPEAGTFGGNLVAQGTYDEILESESLTAKYLNGDLEISVPKKRRKFKNHIDIIGARENNLKNINVTFPLDVLTVVTGVSGSGKSTLIKKILFPAMQKKLESASEKAGQFTDIKGSFSQIKHIEYVDQNPIGRSSRSNPVTYIKAYDDIRDLYAKEKLSKIRGYQAKHFSFNVDGGRCETCKGEGSINVEMVFMADVSLPCETCGGKRFKKEILEINFNEKNINDILTMTIDDAIAFFEKNKQPKITQKLQPLQDVGLGYVQLGQSSSTLSGGEAQRIKLASFLVKGVTKDKALFVFDEPTTGLHFHDIKKLLASFDALIEKGHSIIVIEHNLDLIKCADWIVDLGPEGGENGGHLLAAGTPEDIVKVSESVTGIYLKEKLQ, encoded by the coding sequence ATGCAGATTGATCTTTCGACACTAGACCCAAAACATAATATCATCATTAAAGGCGCTCAGGTACATAATTTAAAGAATGTAGATGTTGCTATTCCGCGAAATAAACTTGTAGTCATCACAGGACTTTCAGGATCTGGAAAATCAAGTTTGGCATTTGATACTTTATATGCCGAAGGACAGCGCCGTTATGTTGAAAGTTTATCATCATATGCACGCCAGTTCTTAGGGCGCTTAGACAAACCTAAAGTTGAATACATCAAAGGAATTGCTCCGGCAATTGCAATTGAACAGAAAGTAAATACCACCAACGCCCGTTCAACTGTAGGGACGTCAACCGAAATTTACGATTATATCAAACTTTTATATGCCAGAATTGGCCGTACTTATTCTCCCATTTCCGGCAGAGAAGTAAAAAAGAATACCGTAACCGATGTTATCTCAGATGTAAAAACTTTAGAAATTGACAGCAAATGGCTTTTATTGTCACCTATTCATTTAGAAGAAGGAAGAAAGCTTGAAGACAAACTTAAAGTCCTTTTACAACAGGGATTTGCGCGTATATTAATTGATAATGAAATGGTTCGTCTGGATGAATTTTCACCTTCCGATATTCACAAATTAGACAATAAAGACATTTTATTAGTCATTGACAGAATCGTTGTTAAAGAGGAAGAAGAATTCTATAACCGTCTTGCAGATGCTGTACAAACCGCTTTTTTTGAAGGAAAAGGAATTTGTTTCCTTCAGGAATTAGGTACCAATAAAAGATTTTCTTATTCTAATAATTTTGAATTAGACGGCATTACGTTTTTAGAACCCAATGTCCATTTATTCAGTTTTAATAATCCTTATGGAGCGTGCCCAGTTTGCGAAGGCTACGGAAACATCATTGGTATTGATGCCGATTTAGTTGTACCAAATACAGCATTATCTGTTTTTGAAAGTGCTATTTATCCATGGAGAGGAGAAAGCATGAGCTGGTATAAAGATGAATTAGTAAAGCATGCTTATAAATTTGATTTTCCAATTCACAAACCGTATTTTGAACTTACAGAAGATCAAAAAGATTTAGTATGGAAAGGCAATCAGTATTTTCAGGGATTAAACAGCTTTTTTAAAGAACTCGAAGAGAAAAATTATAAAATTCAAAATCGGGTAATGTTATCCCGTTACCGTGGTAAAACAAAATGTCATGCATGCCGTGGTAAACGTTTGCGTGAAGAGGCTTCATATGTAAAAATCAGTGGAAAAACGGTTTCTGAATTAGTGGATTTACCAATAAAACATTTGGTCAGTTTTTTCAAAAACATCGAATTGAATGTTTACGAACAACAGATTGCCAAACGCTTAATGGTCGAAATTAACAATCGTTTGTCATTTTTGACTGAAGTTGGTTTAGATTATCTGACTTTAAACAGAAACTCCGCATCACTATCAGGAGGTGAATCCCAAAGAATTAATCTTGCCACATCACTGGGAAGCAGTCTGGTAGGATCAATGTACATCCTAGATGAACCAAGTATAGGTTTACATCCAAAAGATTCTGAACGATTAATAAAAGTTTTATTGTCACTTCGTGATTTAGGCAATACAGTAATTGTAGTTGAACACGATGAAGATATAATGAAAGCAGCCGATATGATTATTGACATTGGTCCTGAAGCAGGAACTTTTGGCGGAAATTTGGTAGCTCAGGGAACATATGATGAAATTTTAGAGTCAGAATCTCTAACTGCAAAATATTTAAATGGTGATTTAGAAATTTCTGTACCTAAAAAAAGACGCAAATTCAAAAATCATATTGATATTATTGGGGCCAGAGAAAACAATTTAAAAAACATTAATGTTACTTTTCCATTGGATGTTTTAACGGTAGTCACAGGAGTTTCAGGAAGCGGAAAAAGTACCCTTATTAAAAAGATTTTATTTCCGGCTATGCAGAAAAAACTGGAAAGTGCTTCAGAAAAAGCGGGTCAGTTTACCGACATAAAAGGGTCTTTTTCTCAAATAAAACACATTGAGTATGTAGATCAGAATCCTATTGGAAGAAGTTCCAGATCCAATCCTGTTACTTATATAAAAGCTTATGATGATATTCGTGACTTGTACGCCAAAGAAAAACTGTCTAAAATAAGAGGTTATCAGGCCAAGCATTTTTCTTTTAATGTAGATGGCGGCAGATGCGAAACCTGTAAAGGAGAAGGCTCTATAAACGTCGAAATGGTTTTCATGGCCGATGTTTCTTTGCCTTGTGAAACCTGCGGAGGGAAACGATTCAAAAAAGAGATTTTGGAAATTAATTTCAACGAAAAAAACATCAATGATATCCTGACCATGACTATCGATGATGCTATTGCTTTTTTTGAAAAAAACAAACAACCCAAAATCACTCAAAAACTACAGCCTCTTCAGGATGTTGGTTTAGGATATGTTCAGCTCGGACAATCTTCTTCTACCCTTTCCGGAGGTGAAGCACAACGTATTAAACTTGCCTCTTTTTTAGTAAAGGGAGTCACGAAAGACAAGGCTTTATTCGTTTTTGATGAACCAACAACAGGTTTACATTTTCATGATATTAAAAAACTACTGGCATCGTTTGATGCCCTTATCGAGAAAGGTCATTCTATCATTGTAATTGAACACAATCTGGATCTTATAAAATGTGCGGACTGGATTGTTGATTTAGGTCCTGAAGGAGGTGAAAACGGCGGTCATTTATTAGCCGCAGGAACTCCTGAAGACATTGTGAAGGTTAGCGAATCTGTTACAGGAATTTATTTAAAAGAAAAACTCCAATAA